tcagaacatttatacagattttctccagtgtggattctttcatgaattctgaggtcACTTTTTTCATTGAAgcgtttaccacattcagaacattgaaAAGGTTTTTCTTCAGTGTGGATTCGTTCATGATTTCTGAGTTTACTTttttgattgaagcttttaccacattcagaacatttgaaaggtttttctccagtgtggattctttcatgaattctgaggtcACTTTTTTCATTGAAgcgtttaccacattcagaacatttaaatgttttttctccagtgtggatttgttCATGAATTCTGAGGCTACTCttttgattgaagcttttaccacattcagaacatttgaaaggtttttctccagtgtggattctttcatgaattgtgAGATTATTCTTTTGATTGAaggttttaccacattcagaacatttatatggtttttcaCCAGTATGATTTCTTTCATGAATTTTCAAATAAAATTTGTTGCTCAAGCTTttgccacattcagaacatttaaatggtttttctccagtgtggcttCGTTCATGAATTACGAGCTCACTTTTAtaattgaagcttttaccacattcagaacatgtaaatgctttttctccagtgtggatttgttCATGATTTCTGAGGTCACTTTTTGTAttacagcttttaccacattcagaacatttaaatgggttttctccagtgtggattcgttCATGAATTCTGAGTTTACTTTTTCCATTGAAGCTTTTAAcacatttagaacatttatacagTTCTTCTCCAGTGTGGACTCTTTCATGAATTTTGAGGTCATACttttgattgaagcttttaccacattcagaacatttgtttgttttttctgcaGTGTGGATTTGTTCATGAATTTTGAGGTTACTTTCCTTGCTGATTCTTTTACTTTGGCTGAGATTTGGCCAGTTGGTGGAATTTCTCTTTTGTTCAATACATACATTCGAGCTCTCTCCTTTTGGGGTATTTTCTTGCAAGCTTACACTACTAATGCCTCCCACACTATCAGCTGAAGGATCAGGGCTGTCTCTGGAGGGGTCGTTTTCTTTCCATTCCTCCTTCTGTTCTCCATCACACCCTTTCATTTTCGTATTCCCAAATCCATCATCTGCTGGATAAAAATGAAAGTATATACATAAAATATACAGCTATTTAGTAACACATATATAGGCAAATATCCCATTATAAGTATTTAAAGTCACTTGCTGGTAGACAGGTGTAGGTGAGCAATGGCACATGAAGAGATATAAACAGACCATCCTGATCTCATCTGTTGGTTCTGGACATTTCATCCTCCCCTGCAGTCTCTGCAGTGATTCCCTTCACTCTGATTATGTTCACTAACAAAAAACTCAAT
This sequence is a window from Microcaecilia unicolor unplaced genomic scaffold, aMicUni1.1, whole genome shotgun sequence. Protein-coding genes within it:
- the LOC115459595 gene encoding gastrula zinc finger protein XlCGF17.1-like, with the translated sequence MKGCDGEQKEEWKENDPSRDSPDPSADSVGGISSVSLQENTPKGESSNVCIEQKRNSTNWPNLSQSKRISKESNLKIHEQIHTAEKTNKCSECGKSFNQKYDLKIHERVHTGEELYKCSKCVKSFNGKSKLRIHERIHTGENPFKCSECGKSCNTKSDLRNHEQIHTGEKAFTCSECGKSFNYKSELVIHERSHTGEKPFKCSECGKSLSNKFYLKIHERNHTGEKPYKCSECGKTFNQKNNLTIHERIHTGEKPFKCSECGKSFNQKSSLRIHEQIHTGEKTFKCSECGKRFNEKSDLRIHERIHTGEKPFKCSECGKSFNQKSKLRNHERIHTEEKPFQCSECGKRFNEKSDLRIHERIHTGENLYKCSECGKSFNRKNNLRIHERI